The Planctomycetaceae bacterium nucleotide sequence GGGCATGTTCATGGCCCACCAGCTCTTCGCGTACTACCCGGACCTGGCCGAGCCGGCGATGACCACCGCCCTGGCGATCGTCCACCAGCGCTACAGCACCAACACCTTCCCGAGCTGGACGCTGGCCCAGCCCTTCCGCTGCCTGGCGCACAACGGCGAGATCAACACCCTCTCGGGCAACCGCAACCACATGCGCGCCCGTGAAACGAAAATGGCCTCGCCGCTGCTGGGCGACGACCTGAGCGACCTGCTGCCCGTGCTGGCCGAGGGCGGCAGCGACTCGGCCCAGTTCGACAACGTGCTGGAGATGCTCACTCGCGCCGGCCGGCCGCTGCCCCACGCGATGATGATGATGATCCCCGAGGCCTTCGGCGCGCGGTACCACATCAGCACCGACAAGCGCGCGTTCTACGAGTTCCACTCGGCCATCATGGAGCCCTGGGACGGACCGGCGGCGATGGTCTTCACCGACGGGCGCGTCGTCGGCGGAACGCTCGACCGCAACGGGCTGCGCCCCTGCCGCTACGTCGTGACGACCGACGGGCTGGTGGTGCTGGCCAGCGAGACCGGCGTGATCGACTTCCCGCCCGAGAAGATCCAGACCAAGGGCCGACTTCAGCCCGGACGCATGTTCCTGGTCGACACCCAGGAAGGACGCATCGTCACCGACAACGAGATCAAGAGCAAGATCGCCCGCAGCAAGCCCTACCGCCGCTGGCTCGACGACAACCGCATCGAACTGCGAGGCCTCTTCGACGCCGCCCAGGGCGAACCGGCCGACATGGACCAGCTCGTCCGGGCGATGAAGGCCTTCGGCTACACGCGCGAAGAGCTGCGCATGGTGCTGACGCCGATGGCCGTCAACGCCCAGGAGCCCATCGGCTCGATGGGCACCGACACGCCGCTGGCGGTGCTGTCGAACCAGCCCAAGAGCCTGTTTGCGTACTTCAAGCAGCTCTTTGCGCAGGTGACCAACCCGCCGATCGACCCGCTGCGCGAGGGCCTGGTGATGAGCCTGATGCTCTACACCGGCCAGCGCCGCAACCTGCTTGAAGAGACGCCCGAGCACTGCTGCCAGCTCAAGCTGCCCCACCCGATCCTGACCAACGAAGACATGCGGCGCCTGCGGACCGTCAAGCGCGCCGACTTCAAGGTGGCGACCATCTACGCCCACTTCGACGCCGACGACGCCGACCCCGCCGCCGCCCTGCGGCGAGGGCTGGACGACCTGATCAATGCCGCCGAGGAGGAGATCCGCCTCGGCGCCAGCCTGCTGGTGATCTCCGACCGCGAGACCACCGCCCGCCGCGCGCCGATCCCCATCCTGCTGGCGACCTCGGCGGTGCATCAGGGCCTCCTGCGACGCAAGCTCCGCGGCGAGGCCGGGCTGATCATCGAAAGCTGCGAACCGCGCGAGGTGGCGCACTTCTGCCTGCTGTGCGGCTACGGCGCCAACGCGATCAATCCGCACCTGGCGTTCGAGGCCCTCAACTACATGCGCCACCGCGGCGAGCTGGGCGAGGACCTCGAGCCGGTCCAGATCGTCGACAACTACATCGCCGCGATCAAGAAGGGCATCCTCAAGACGATCTCGAAGATGGGCATCTCGACGCTGCGCAGCTACCGCTCGGCCCAGCTCTTCGAGGCCATCGGCCTGGCACGCGACGTGATCGAGACGTACTTCACCGGCACCGCCTCGCGCATCGGCGGGGTGGGGCTGGGCGAGATCGCCACCGAAACGTTGCGCCGCCACAACAAGGCGTACGAGCCGGCCGCCCCGGCCGAGCTGCCCCTCGAGTACGGCGGCGAGTACCACTTCCGCAAGGACGGCGAGCAGCACCTGTGGAACCCGCACTCGGTCAGCCGCCTCCAGCACGCCGTCGTCGCCGACGACGCCAAGGCCTACGACGACTACGCCCGGGCGATCAACGACCAGAGCAAGGGCCTCTGCACGCTGCGCGGGTTGTTCGACTTCAAAGGCCAATCCCCCATCCCCCTGGAGGACGTCGAGCCGGCCGAGGAAATCGTCAAACGCTTCTGCACCGGGGCGATGTCGCACGGGTCGATCTCCAAAGAGGCCCACGAGTGCATGGCCGTGGCGATGAACCGCCTGGGCGCCATGAGCAACACCGGCGAGGGCGGCGAAGACCCCAAGCGCTACACGCCCGAGCCCAACGGCGACAGCCGCAACTGCGCCATCAAGCAGGTCGCCAGCGCGCGGTTCGGCGTGACGATCGACTACCTCGCCCACGCGCGGGAGATTCAGATCAAGATGGCCCAGGGCGCCAAGCCCGGCGAGGGCGGACACCTGCCCGGGCACAAGGTCACCGACGAGATCGCCCGCCTGCGCCACTCGACGCCGGGGGTCTCGCTGATCAGCCCGCCGCCGCACCATGACATCTACTCGATCGAAGACCTCGCGCAGTTGATCTACGACCTCAAGTGCAGCAATCCCGGCGTGAAGGTCTCGGTCAAGCTCGTCAGCGAGGTCGGCGTGGGCACCATCGCCGCCGGCGTCGCCAAGGGCAACGCCGACGAGGTGCTGATCTCCGGCCACGACGGCGGCACGGGCTCGAGCCCGCTGTCGTCGATCAAACACGCCGGATGCCCCTGGGAGCTCGGGCTGGCCGAAACGCAGCAGACCCTCGTGCTCAACGGCCTGCGCGACCGCATCCGCGTTCAGGCCGACGGGCAGATGAAGACCGGGCGCGACGTGGTGATCGCGGCGCTGCTGGGAGCCGAGCAGTTCGGTTTCGGCACGGCGGCCCTGGTCTCGATGGGCTGCGTCCTGATGCGAAAATGCCACCTGGGCACCTGCCCGGTGGGCGTGGCCACGCAGGACCCCGCCCTGCGAAGCCGCTTCGCCGGAAAGCCCGAGCACGTGCAGCGGTACATGATGTTTGTCGCCCATGAAGTGCGGCGCATCATGGCCGAACTGGGCGTGCGGAAGGTCGAAGACCTCATCGGACAGACGCAGTACCTCGACACGCGAAAGGCCCTGGACCACTGGAAGGCCCGCGGGCTGGACTTCTCGGCGATCTTCGCCAAGCCCGCCGTCGGGCCCGAGGTGCCGCTGCGACTGACGCGAAAGCAGACCGACCACCTCGGCGACCACCTGGACTGGCAGATCATCGCCCAGGCCAAGCCCGCCCTGGAGAATAAGCAGAAGGTGGTCATCGAGAGGCCCATCCGCAACGTACACCGCACGGTCGGCACGATTCTGAGCAACCGCGTGAACAAGGCCCACGGCGCCGCCGGTCTGCCGGAAGACACCATCACCTGCACGTTCACAGGCTCGGCCGGCCAGAGCTTCGGGGCGTTTTTGGCGCCGGGCATCACGCTCAAGCTCATCGGCGACAGCAACGACTATCTGGGCAAGGGCCTCAGCGGCGGGCGCATCATCGTGCAGACGCCGGCCGGCTCGCCCTTTGAGCCCCACCGCAACATCATCGTCGGCAACACGCTGCTCTACGGCGCCACCAGCGGGCAGGCGTTCATCAACGGGATGGCCGGCGAACGCTTCGCCGTCCGCAACAGCGGGGCGGTGGCCGTCGTAGAAGGGTTGGGCGACCACGGTTGCGAGTACATGACCGGCGGTCGCGTGGTGGTGCTTGGTCAGACGGGGCGCAACTTCGCGGCTGGCATGAGCGGGGGGATCGCCTACGTGCTCGACGAGCACCAGTTGTTCGACACGCTGTGCAACCTCGACACCGTTGACCTCGAGACGGTCTATCTGGACGAAGACGTGCAGTTGCTCAAGAGTTTGATCGAGCGGCACCAGGCGCTGACCGCCAGCCGCCGCGCGGCCGACCTGCTGGCCAACTGGGAGCAGGTCATCGGCAGCTTCGTGAAGGTCATGCCGCTGGACTATCGCAAAGCCCTGGAACGCCTCAAGGAGCGTCAGGCCCGCGGCGGCGAGTACGAGCCCGCCACCGAGGAGGTGTACCATGGGTAAGCCGACCGGATTCACCGAATACCAGCGTCAGGACGTGCCGCATCGCCCCGTCGGGCAGCGGGTGAAAGATTTCTTCGAGATCGATCTGCCCCTGGACGAGGAGGCCCTGCGCACGCAGGCGGCGCGTTGCATGGACTGCGGCATCCCGTTCTGCCACGGCGCCGGCTGCCCGCTGGGCAACCGCATTCCCGAGTTCAACGACCTGGTTTACCAGAACCGCTGGGCCGAGGCGCTGGAGATCCTGCACTCGACGAACAACTTCCCCGAGATCACCGGGCGCATCTGCCCGGCGCCGTGCGAGGCCTCCTGCACGCTCAACATCAATGACGACGCGGTGCTCATCAAGCACATCGAACTGCAGATCGCCGA carries:
- the gltB gene encoding glutamate synthase large subunit, yielding MLRPQKAQGLYDPANEHDSCGIGAVVNINGRREHAIIDYGRQILLNLHHRGAAGSDEVTGDGAGILMQVPREFLPKAAAAAGVALPRDNAWAVGMAFVSRDSGDSNAVWENIVAQGLAHYGLKVLGWRTVPADNSCLGQIARSSEPGVRQFFTDTAGLEGEALERKCFMARKRVERLTRERFGPDSEFYICSFSAQTLVYKGMFMAHQLFAYYPDLAEPAMTTALAIVHQRYSTNTFPSWTLAQPFRCLAHNGEINTLSGNRNHMRARETKMASPLLGDDLSDLLPVLAEGGSDSAQFDNVLEMLTRAGRPLPHAMMMMIPEAFGARYHISTDKRAFYEFHSAIMEPWDGPAAMVFTDGRVVGGTLDRNGLRPCRYVVTTDGLVVLASETGVIDFPPEKIQTKGRLQPGRMFLVDTQEGRIVTDNEIKSKIARSKPYRRWLDDNRIELRGLFDAAQGEPADMDQLVRAMKAFGYTREELRMVLTPMAVNAQEPIGSMGTDTPLAVLSNQPKSLFAYFKQLFAQVTNPPIDPLREGLVMSLMLYTGQRRNLLEETPEHCCQLKLPHPILTNEDMRRLRTVKRADFKVATIYAHFDADDADPAAALRRGLDDLINAAEEEIRLGASLLVISDRETTARRAPIPILLATSAVHQGLLRRKLRGEAGLIIESCEPREVAHFCLLCGYGANAINPHLAFEALNYMRHRGELGEDLEPVQIVDNYIAAIKKGILKTISKMGISTLRSYRSAQLFEAIGLARDVIETYFTGTASRIGGVGLGEIATETLRRHNKAYEPAAPAELPLEYGGEYHFRKDGEQHLWNPHSVSRLQHAVVADDAKAYDDYARAINDQSKGLCTLRGLFDFKGQSPIPLEDVEPAEEIVKRFCTGAMSHGSISKEAHECMAVAMNRLGAMSNTGEGGEDPKRYTPEPNGDSRNCAIKQVASARFGVTIDYLAHAREIQIKMAQGAKPGEGGHLPGHKVTDEIARLRHSTPGVSLISPPPHHDIYSIEDLAQLIYDLKCSNPGVKVSVKLVSEVGVGTIAAGVAKGNADEVLISGHDGGTGSSPLSSIKHAGCPWELGLAETQQTLVLNGLRDRIRVQADGQMKTGRDVVIAALLGAEQFGFGTAALVSMGCVLMRKCHLGTCPVGVATQDPALRSRFAGKPEHVQRYMMFVAHEVRRIMAELGVRKVEDLIGQTQYLDTRKALDHWKARGLDFSAIFAKPAVGPEVPLRLTRKQTDHLGDHLDWQIIAQAKPALENKQKVVIERPIRNVHRTVGTILSNRVNKAHGAAGLPEDTITCTFTGSAGQSFGAFLAPGITLKLIGDSNDYLGKGLSGGRIIVQTPAGSPFEPHRNIIVGNTLLYGATSGQAFINGMAGERFAVRNSGAVAVVEGLGDHGCEYMTGGRVVVLGQTGRNFAAGMSGGIAYVLDEHQLFDTLCNLDTVDLETVYLDEDVQLLKSLIERHQALTASRRAADLLANWEQVIGSFVKVMPLDYRKALERLKERQARGGEYEPATEEVYHG